Proteins found in one Moritella sp. Urea-trap-13 genomic segment:
- a CDS encoding AAA family ATPase, with protein sequence MKKVLIIGNSGSGKSWLSGQLSQKLQLKEVNLDAIVWEPGGYNQKRTPEVIENELASLSSEHSWVVEGVFGALAEQLISSADTLLFLDLDWSVCESSLRARGSESSKQFNANQAENNFTELLIWAFEYSNRTSKSSRQFHNHLFSHFSGVKVRFTRRSEVNAFIAGTTTILSINGLG encoded by the coding sequence ATGAAAAAGGTTCTCATCATTGGAAACTCTGGTTCGGGTAAGAGCTGGCTGTCGGGACAGTTATCGCAGAAGCTACAGTTAAAAGAAGTCAATTTGGATGCGATTGTATGGGAGCCGGGTGGCTACAACCAAAAGCGAACTCCAGAAGTAATTGAAAATGAACTTGCTAGTTTAAGTTCGGAGCATTCTTGGGTTGTTGAAGGGGTATTTGGTGCTTTAGCTGAACAACTCATTTCCTCCGCTGATACGCTATTATTCTTGGACTTAGATTGGTCAGTGTGTGAGAGCTCTCTGCGCGCCCGAGGTTCAGAAAGCTCCAAGCAATTCAATGCCAATCAAGCTGAAAATAACTTTACTGAGCTATTAATCTGGGCTTTCGAATACTCAAATAGAACATCAAAAAGCTCACGGCAATTCCATAATCATCTTTTTAGTCATTTTTCTGGTGTCAAGGTACGCTTTACTAGACGCTCAGAGGTCAACGCCTTTATTGCGGGAACAACAACTATTCTGTCCATCAATGGCTTAGGCTGA
- a CDS encoding MarR family winged helix-turn-helix transcriptional regulator: MSSDKVDKILAQWLTVRPDLDCSAMGVVGRLRKTSGVWKSKLDPVFQEHGLSNIEFDILATMRRSGTSPVTPTELYQTLMLSSGAVSTRIEKLVKSGFVQRIASEHDRRSCKVTLTKEGIELVDTALNAHVANMDNILEVLSHQEQEQLANLLRKILLAEQ; this comes from the coding sequence ATGTCATCAGACAAAGTAGATAAAATCCTCGCTCAATGGCTCACGGTTAGGCCTGACCTAGATTGTTCTGCAATGGGTGTTGTCGGGCGATTACGTAAAACCAGCGGTGTATGGAAGAGTAAGTTGGATCCTGTTTTTCAAGAGCATGGGCTGAGCAATATTGAATTTGATATTTTGGCTACGATGCGCCGCAGTGGTACTTCACCTGTCACACCGACTGAGTTGTATCAGACTCTGATGCTCTCCTCTGGTGCAGTCAGTACGCGTATCGAAAAGTTGGTGAAAAGTGGTTTTGTGCAGCGTATTGCCAGTGAACATGACAGACGTAGCTGTAAAGTGACACTGACCAAAGAGGGCATTGAGTTGGTGGACACAGCGTTGAATGCGCATGTTGCTAATATGGATAATATATTGGAGGTACTTAGCCACCAAGAACAGGAACAGTTGGCAAACTTGTTAAGAAAAATACTGTTGGCAGAGCAATAA
- a CDS encoding EamA family transporter, which translates to MNRIQQIKTIGLTAIAPIVWGSTYIVTTEALPPDSPLIASTIRALPAGVLLVLISRACPTGLWWRRMAVLGFLNIGLFFYCLFFAATYLPGGMASMVMSIQPLIVMTMSRYLLNTNFTPQQLAASGLGILGIGLLVLNSSAELNIEGVLIAILGALSMGSGVVLTKKWGRPTGMTMLGFTGWQLLFGGIMLLPVSIWLEGVPTQLTPINYFGYGYLSLIGAILGYFLWFRGIEKLPPVTVSFLGFLSSVSACFLGYLILDQTLTWPQLLGALVILFSIVLAAPRSSPQANHLLQLQTIKRN; encoded by the coding sequence ATGAACAGGATCCAGCAAATTAAGACTATAGGGTTAACCGCAATTGCGCCTATTGTCTGGGGCAGTACTTATATAGTGACAACAGAAGCGCTCCCACCAGACAGTCCGCTTATTGCTTCAACAATACGAGCGCTACCAGCTGGTGTGTTACTGGTGCTTATTAGCCGAGCATGTCCTACTGGATTATGGTGGCGTCGTATGGCAGTGCTAGGTTTTCTAAACATCGGGTTATTTTTCTATTGTTTATTTTTCGCAGCCACCTATCTGCCAGGTGGAATGGCATCGATGGTGATGTCGATCCAGCCTCTTATTGTAATGACCATGAGTAGATACCTGCTGAATACCAACTTCACACCACAACAGTTGGCAGCGAGTGGATTAGGTATTCTCGGCATTGGATTACTGGTGCTAAACAGCTCAGCTGAACTTAATATCGAAGGCGTATTGATCGCGATACTCGGCGCGTTGAGCATGGGTTCAGGCGTGGTACTAACAAAAAAATGGGGCCGTCCTACAGGCATGACAATGCTTGGATTCACAGGTTGGCAATTGTTATTTGGCGGCATAATGTTGTTACCGGTCTCAATTTGGCTAGAAGGCGTTCCAACCCAACTTACGCCTATCAACTATTTTGGTTATGGATATCTGAGCCTGATTGGTGCCATTTTAGGTTACTTTCTCTGGTTTCGCGGTATCGAAAAACTGCCTCCGGTGACGGTCTCTTTTCTCGGATTTCTAAGCAGTGTTTCAGCCTGCTTTCTTGGATATCTAATCCTAGATCAAACGCTGACTTGGCCTCAATTACTTGGCGCTTTAGTTATTTTATTTTCAATTGTGCTGGCTGCGCCTCGTTCATCCCCACAAGCCAATCATTTACTACAACTTCAAACCATAAAAAGGAATTAA
- a CDS encoding NADPH-dependent FMN reductase, whose translation MNITIVSGSQRAHSQSLNVANYLQTLAEPHFDKATVLDLHQLNLPLWNEGVWQGTEEWDQWKPVAQILKQSDAFIFITPEWHGMATPALKNFLMLTSDEELAHKATLLVSVSASINGVYPISELRMTGNKNNHACFLPDHLIFRDCEDILTAEYKCTDQHLHARSEYTIRLLAAYANALAPVHRDMVNAGKTFRYGM comes from the coding sequence ATGAACATTACTATCGTATCAGGAAGTCAAAGAGCGCATTCCCAAAGCTTGAATGTCGCCAATTACCTACAAACGCTCGCTGAACCTCATTTTGACAAGGCTACGGTGCTCGACTTACACCAACTGAATCTACCGCTTTGGAATGAGGGTGTATGGCAAGGCACTGAGGAGTGGGATCAATGGAAACCTGTTGCTCAAATTCTTAAGCAATCAGACGCCTTCATTTTTATTACCCCAGAATGGCATGGAATGGCGACGCCTGCACTGAAGAACTTTTTAATGCTGACATCCGATGAGGAACTGGCTCACAAAGCAACACTTTTGGTGAGCGTTTCAGCCAGTATCAATGGTGTCTATCCGATCAGTGAGTTACGTATGACTGGTAACAAGAATAATCATGCGTGTTTTCTACCGGATCATCTGATTTTTCGTGACTGCGAAGATATTCTGACAGCTGAGTATAAATGTACCGACCAGCATCTGCATGCTCGTAGCGAATATACTATACGACTGCTCGCCGCCTACGCCAATGCACTCGCTCCTGTACATCGCGATATGGTTAATGCCGGCAAAACATTCCGCTATGGGATGTAA
- a CDS encoding SDR family oxidoreductase: MTRKNILITGASSGLGRGMAIEFAKSGHNLALCARRLDNLVALKAELLALNPHIKIEIKALDVNEHEQVFTVFHEFKAEFGTLDRIIVNAGLGKGGSVGTGFFKANLQTAQTNFIAALAQCEAALEIFRGQNAGHLVTISSISAVRGFRRALTVYAATKAALTSLTEGIRIDVMDTPIKVSCVHPGFIRTEMNEKVKTAPFMIDAEAGCKAIVKAINKEKANSYVPSYPWAIMHLLLRVAPTSLIRKMS, translated from the coding sequence ATGACACGGAAGAACATATTGATCACAGGCGCAAGTTCAGGGTTGGGCCGAGGTATGGCCATCGAATTTGCAAAATCAGGTCATAACTTAGCACTTTGTGCACGTAGACTTGATAATTTAGTTGCACTGAAAGCAGAACTCTTAGCCCTCAATCCCCACATCAAAATTGAAATTAAAGCTCTTGATGTCAACGAACATGAACAAGTCTTCACTGTTTTCCATGAATTCAAAGCTGAATTTGGTACGCTTGATCGTATTATTGTTAATGCTGGATTAGGCAAGGGCGGATCCGTCGGTACAGGTTTTTTCAAAGCTAATCTGCAAACAGCACAAACTAATTTTATTGCGGCGCTCGCACAGTGTGAAGCGGCGCTCGAAATCTTTAGGGGGCAAAATGCTGGGCACTTAGTGACTATTTCTTCTATCAGTGCAGTACGAGGATTCCGCCGTGCGTTAACTGTGTATGCAGCCACTAAAGCAGCACTAACATCATTAACTGAAGGCATTAGGATTGACGTGATGGATACGCCAATAAAAGTGAGTTGTGTCCATCCTGGATTTATTCGCACTGAGATGAATGAAAAAGTAAAAACAGCCCCATTCATGATAGATGCTGAAGCGGGTTGCAAAGCGATAGTGAAAGCAATTAATAAAGAAAAAGCGAATAGCTATGTACCAAGTTACCCTTGGGCTATTATGCATTTACTGCTACGTGTGGCACCTACGAGTTTGATTCGAAAAATGAGTTAA
- a CDS encoding 3TM-type holin produces the protein MSFWTKAFGGVAAEPIDALGSAVDKIFTNDEERMQAQAMLDKIAQQPAILQTEINKIEAQHRSLFVAGWRPAIGWVCAIGLAFPFILNPLIEWAGGTGPKIPMDQLMELVVALLGLGTLRTFEKLAGRAK, from the coding sequence ATGAGTTTTTGGACAAAAGCATTTGGTGGCGTGGCTGCAGAACCAATTGATGCATTGGGTTCTGCAGTGGATAAAATATTCACTAATGATGAAGAACGAATGCAGGCACAAGCGATGCTCGATAAAATCGCGCAGCAACCAGCCATTCTACAGACCGAGATTAATAAGATTGAAGCTCAGCATCGTTCACTATTTGTCGCCGGTTGGCGTCCTGCAATTGGTTGGGTATGCGCTATTGGTCTAGCTTTTCCATTCATCTTAAATCCGTTAATAGAGTGGGCTGGTGGCACTGGTCCTAAAATCCCAATGGATCAACTCATGGAGTTAGTCGTGGCACTACTTGGGCTTGGCACATTGCGAACATTTGAAAAGCTGGCGGGCAGGGCAAAATAA
- a CDS encoding YdiU family protein has translation MTNRQPQKISTTVLTLNDLAELANYSLMDTLNCDPDATENGVDHQPRQVFSGHYVPVNPTPIKDPEYVAHSKSFFSELGFADSMAESSDFVRMFSGDMSQAPEPMRKVGWATGYALSIYGTEYIQQCPFRTGNGYGDGRAVSVLESVIKGQRWEMQLKGGGRTPYCRGADGRAVLRSSIREFLAQDHMHALGVPTTRSLSLYVSKTETVQRPWYSEGSRSENPDMMISEAVAISTRVAPSFIRVGQLELFARRGRSNQHPKAMEELEKIILHLIDREYADVVDKHLSTSEKVVLLAREFQRRLTSLMANWIRVGFCQGNFNSDNCAAGGFTLDYGPFGFCDVFNPHYQPWTGGGRHFSFMNQPNAAQSNFDMFCSALRPLLLSHQDSMLELDEIQSGFSQVMQTKMKTMWAAKLGLELDIAVELEINSGTLNTASHQASCNELISELETLMMQTPVDYTIFFRELSSIPDDIGPLKKSFYNPLYNSNDRDVKEMDKRWTEWLEKWKSLLNISSDTNDANTASPRTSEDISRQMKLVNPKYILREWFVKPAYQQATAGNYALIRELQDVMTQPYAELSKEMEDKYYRLKPAEFFAVGGLSHLSCSS, from the coding sequence ATGACAAATCGACAGCCTCAGAAAATATCAACGACCGTATTGACGCTCAATGATCTTGCTGAGTTGGCAAACTATTCTCTCATGGACACACTCAACTGTGATCCTGATGCCACAGAAAACGGTGTCGACCACCAGCCGCGACAAGTATTCTCCGGCCATTACGTGCCCGTTAATCCGACACCAATCAAAGACCCTGAGTATGTAGCGCACAGCAAAAGCTTTTTTTCCGAGCTTGGCTTTGCCGATAGTATGGCTGAGTCCTCTGACTTCGTCCGTATGTTCTCTGGCGATATGTCACAGGCTCCAGAACCGATGCGCAAGGTCGGTTGGGCTACTGGCTATGCACTATCTATCTACGGCACTGAATACATACAGCAATGCCCATTCCGAACCGGTAACGGATATGGAGACGGTCGTGCAGTTTCTGTGCTTGAGTCCGTTATTAAAGGTCAACGCTGGGAAATGCAGCTGAAAGGTGGCGGTCGCACGCCATATTGTCGAGGCGCAGACGGTCGCGCTGTCTTACGTTCTAGTATTCGCGAGTTCTTGGCTCAGGATCATATGCATGCACTGGGAGTACCTACAACACGGTCTTTAAGTTTGTACGTTTCAAAAACGGAGACAGTACAGCGACCATGGTATTCGGAGGGGTCGCGTTCGGAAAATCCTGACATGATGATATCTGAAGCTGTCGCTATCTCGACACGTGTCGCACCGTCGTTCATCCGTGTCGGCCAACTCGAACTTTTCGCTCGCCGTGGCCGTAGCAACCAACACCCGAAAGCGATGGAAGAACTCGAGAAGATTATACTGCACTTGATTGATCGTGAGTACGCTGATGTTGTCGATAAGCATCTCAGCACTTCAGAAAAAGTGGTGTTGCTGGCGCGTGAGTTTCAACGCCGCCTCACATCACTGATGGCGAACTGGATCCGTGTCGGCTTTTGTCAGGGTAATTTCAATAGCGACAACTGCGCTGCTGGTGGTTTTACACTTGATTATGGTCCTTTCGGTTTTTGCGATGTGTTTAACCCGCATTATCAGCCTTGGACGGGTGGCGGTCGTCACTTCTCGTTCATGAACCAACCAAACGCCGCGCAAAGCAACTTCGACATGTTTTGTTCTGCTTTACGGCCATTATTGTTATCGCATCAAGATTCGATGCTAGAGCTCGACGAGATCCAAAGCGGATTTTCGCAAGTCATGCAGACTAAAATGAAAACGATGTGGGCTGCCAAACTCGGGCTGGAACTGGATATAGCTGTAGAGCTAGAAATAAACAGTGGCACTTTGAATACAGCATCTCACCAGGCAAGTTGTAACGAACTCATCAGTGAGCTAGAAACTTTGATGATGCAAACGCCTGTTGATTACACTATTTTCTTCCGTGAGTTGTCGTCAATACCCGACGACATTGGTCCGCTCAAGAAAAGCTTTTACAACCCTTTATATAACTCTAACGATAGAGATGTCAAAGAGATGGATAAGCGCTGGACAGAGTGGTTGGAAAAATGGAAATCTCTGCTCAATATTTCTAGTGATACTAATGACGCGAATACTGCTTCGCCAAGAACCAGTGAGGACATCTCTAGGCAGATGAAGCTCGTCAACCCTAAATACATTTTGCGAGAGTGGTTTGTTAAGCCGGCTTATCAGCAAGCAACGGCGGGAAATTATGCTCTAATTCGAGAACTGCAGGACGTGATGACACAACCATATGCAGAGCTGTCCAAGGAGATGGAGGATAAATACTATAGGTTGAAACCAGCTGAGTTTTTTGCGGTGGGTGGCTTGTCCCATCTTAGTTGTTCGTCGTGA
- a CDS encoding tRNA-binding protein, whose product MNPAPIKELITFDDFAKLDIRVGRITLVSEVEKSNKLMKLTVDFGDHTRSILTGIKQERQDPREIEGKQALFVVNLPERKMAGELSQGMLFDIGYEDKLTPCLAMPETEMPNGSRAG is encoded by the coding sequence GTGAATCCAGCACCGATTAAAGAACTTATTACTTTTGATGATTTCGCTAAGTTAGACATCAGAGTTGGTCGAATTACTCTGGTTTCGGAAGTAGAAAAATCAAATAAACTAATGAAATTAACCGTCGACTTTGGTGATCATACTCGTTCAATACTTACAGGTATTAAACAGGAACGACAGGATCCTCGTGAAATTGAAGGTAAACAAGCGTTGTTCGTGGTGAATCTGCCAGAAAGAAAAATGGCGGGTGAATTATCGCAAGGAATGTTATTTGATATTGGCTATGAAGATAAGCTTACTCCTTGTTTAGCTATGCCTGAAACCGAAATGCCTAATGGTAGTCGAGCTGGTTAA